One Suricata suricatta isolate VVHF042 chromosome 15, meerkat_22Aug2017_6uvM2_HiC, whole genome shotgun sequence DNA segment encodes these proteins:
- the PDE7A gene encoding high affinity cAMP-specific 3',5'-cyclic phosphodiesterase 7A isoform X5, with amino-acid sequence MLGDVRVRSRAGFESERRGSHPYIDFRIFHAQSEIEVSVSARNIRRLLSFQRYLRSSRFFRGTTVSNSLNILDDDYNGQAKCMLEKVGNWNFDIFLFDRLTNGNSLVSLTFHLFSLHGLIEYFHLDMMKLRRFLVMIQEDYHSQNPYHNAVHAADVTQAMHCYLKEPKLASSVTPWDVLLSLIAAATHDLDHPGVNQPFLIKTNHYLATLYKNTSVLENHHWRSAVGLLRESGLFSHMPPESRQQMETQIGALILATDISRQNEYLSLFRSHLDRGDLRLEDTRHRHLVLQMALKCADICNPCRTWELSKQWSEKVTEEFFHQGDIEKKYHLGVSPLCDRQTESVANIQIGNYMHSQLVRKTPVLILPRRDLHLKYKLLKLCSFQFFNLRHFTNFSCFGLYNVPKYNLILGYTNHNFCKAGSSDFVL; translated from the exons cTCAATCTGAAATTGAAGTTTCTGTGTCTGCAAGGAATATCAGAAGGTTACTAAGTTTCCAGCGGTATCTTAGATCTTCTCGCTTTTTTCGTGGTACTACCGTTTCAAATTCTCTAAACATCTTAGATGATGATTATAATGGACAAGCCAAG tGTATGCTGGAAAAAGTTGGAAATTGGAATTTTGATATCTTTCTATTTGATAGACTAACAAATG gaaatagTCTAGTAAGTTTaacctttcatttatttagtcttcATGGATTAATTGAGTACTTCCATTTAGATATGATGAAACTTCGTAGATTTTTAG TCATGATTCAAGAAGATTACCACAGTCAAAACCCTTACCACAACGCGGTCCACGCCGCAGATGTTACTCAGGCCATGCACTGTTACTTAAAAGAACCTAAG CTTGCCAGCTCTGTAACCCCTTGGGATGTCTTGCTGAGCTTAATTGCGGCTGCCACTCATGATCTGGACCATCCAGGTGTTAATCAGCCTTTCCTTATTAAAACTAACCATTATCTGGCAACTTTATACAAG AATACCTCAGTACTGGAAAATCACCACTGGAGATCTGCAGTGGGATTATTGAGAGAATCTGGCTTATTCTCACATATGCCACCAGAAAGCAG GCAACAAATGGAGACTCAGATAGGTGCTTTGATACTAGCCACAGACATCAGTCGCCAAAATGAGTATCTGTCATTGTTCAGGTCCCATTTGGACAGAGGTGACTTACGTCTTGAAGATACCAGGCATAGGCATTTGGTTTTACAG ATGGCTTTGAAATGTGCTGATATTTGTAACCCATGTCGGACCTGGGAATTAAGCAAGCAGTGGAGTGAAAAAGTAACAGAGGAATTCTTCCATCAAG GAGACATAGAGAAGAAGTATCACTTGGGTGTGAGTCCGCTCTGTGATCGTCAGACTGAGTCTGTAGCCAACATCCAGATTGGTAACTATATGCACTCCCAGCTGGTTAGAAAAACGCCGGTGTTAATTTTGCCAAGAAGAGATCTACACTTGAAATATAAATTGTTAAAATTGTgctcatttcaattttttaatttaagacattttactaatttttcctgttttgggCTCTATAATGTACCCAAATATAATTTGATCTTAGGTTATACAAACCATAATTTTTGCAAAGCAGGTAGCAGTGACTTTGTTCTATAA